A window of the Thalassospira sp. TSL5-1 genome harbors these coding sequences:
- the rpsM gene encoding 30S ribosomal protein S13, with protein sequence MARIAGVNIPTAKRVEIALTYITGIGPAKAKEICSKVGIEAQTRVHQLSDDQVLRVREVIDADYVVEGDLRRETAMNIKRLMDLGCYRGLRHRRGLPVRGQRTHTNARTRKGPAKPIAGKKK encoded by the coding sequence GTGGCTCGTATTGCTGGCGTAAATATCCCGACCGCGAAGCGCGTCGAGATTGCGCTTACCTACATCACCGGTATTGGTCCGGCGAAAGCTAAAGAAATTTGCTCGAAAGTTGGTATCGAAGCGCAGACTCGCGTTCACCAGCTGAGTGACGATCAGGTTCTTCGTGTTCGCGAAGTCATCGACGCCGATTACGTCGTTGAAGGTGACCTGCGTCGTGAAACCGCAATGAACATCAAACGTCTGATGGATCTGGGCTGCTACCGTGGCCTGCGTCATCGTCGTGGTCTCCCGGTGCGCGGTCAGCGTACCCACACCAATGCCCGCACCCGTAAGGGCCCGGCTAAGCCGATTGCTGGCAAGAAGAAGTAA
- the rpsK gene encoding 30S ribosomal protein S11, protein MAKAPQTRVRRRERKNITNGIAHVNATFNNTMITITDVQGNTIAWSTAGGMGFRGSRKSTPYAAQIAAEDAGKKAAEHGMKTLEVEVKGPGSGRESALRALQAVGFTVTSIKDVTPIPHNGCRPRKRRRV, encoded by the coding sequence ATGGCAAAAGCACCTCAGACTCGTGTGCGTCGCCGCGAGCGTAAGAATATTACGAACGGCATTGCGCATGTGAATGCAACGTTCAACAACACCATGATCACCATCACCGACGTTCAGGGCAATACCATTGCCTGGTCGACCGCTGGTGGCATGGGTTTCCGTGGTTCGCGTAAATCCACGCCTTATGCAGCACAGATTGCTGCAGAAGATGCGGGGAAGAAAGCTGCTGAACACGGCATGAAAACGCTTGAAGTCGAAGTCAAGGGCCCGGGTTCAGGGCGCGAATCGGCTTTGCGCGCCTTGCAGGCAGTCGGTTTCACCGTTACGTCGATCAAAGACGTAACGCCGATTCCGCACAATGGTTGCCGTCCGCGCAAGCGTCGTCGCGTCTAA
- a CDS encoding DNA-directed RNA polymerase subunit alpha has product MIQKNWQELIKPTKLDVTPGTDASRVGTIVAEPLERGFGQTLGNALRRILLSSLQGSAVTAIQIDGVLHEFSSIPGVREDVTDIILNIKTLGVRMHAEGPKKMTLKATGPGAVTAGQIETGADIEILNPGLELCHLDDGATLNIEFTVENGKGYVAATAHRSADAPIGLIPIDAIFSPIRKVAYKVENTRVGQDTDFDKLSITVETNGSVTPEDSVALAARILQDQLSLFVNFEEPEAVVEEKKEDELPFNKNLLRKVDELELSVRSANCLKNDNIIYIGDLVQKSEAEMLRTPNFGRKSLNEIKDVLAQMGLHLGMEVGGWPPENIEDLARKFEDPF; this is encoded by the coding sequence GTGATTCAGAAGAACTGGCAGGAACTGATTAAGCCGACGAAGCTTGATGTTACCCCGGGTACAGACGCCAGCCGCGTCGGTACGATCGTGGCTGAACCGCTGGAGCGCGGTTTTGGTCAGACCCTGGGCAACGCGCTGCGTCGCATTCTGCTGTCGTCACTCCAGGGTTCGGCAGTGACTGCAATCCAGATCGATGGCGTTTTACACGAATTCTCGTCGATTCCCGGGGTCCGGGAAGATGTTACCGACATCATCCTGAACATCAAGACCCTGGGTGTGCGTATGCACGCCGAAGGTCCGAAGAAAATGACCCTGAAGGCGACTGGCCCCGGTGCCGTCACCGCAGGTCAGATCGAAACCGGTGCGGATATCGAAATCCTCAATCCGGGTCTTGAGCTGTGCCACCTTGATGATGGCGCGACGCTCAATATCGAATTCACCGTTGAAAACGGCAAGGGCTATGTTGCTGCGACTGCGCACCGCTCTGCCGATGCGCCGATTGGCCTTATTCCGATCGATGCGATTTTCAGCCCGATCCGCAAGGTCGCTTACAAGGTTGAAAATACCCGTGTTGGCCAGGATACCGATTTTGACAAACTGTCGATTACCGTTGAAACCAACGGTTCGGTAACGCCGGAAGACTCGGTTGCCCTTGCTGCGCGCATTCTGCAGGACCAGTTGTCGCTGTTCGTGAACTTCGAAGAACCTGAAGCGGTTGTCGAAGAGAAGAAAGAAGACGAACTGCCGTTCAACAAAAACCTGCTGCGTAAGGTTGATGAACTTGAACTGTCTGTTCGTTCGGCAAACTGCCTGAAGAACGACAACATCATTTATATCGGTGATCTGGTTCAGAAGTCCGAGGCAGAAATGCTTCGTACGCCGAACTTCGGCCGTAAATCGCTCAACGAAATCAAGGATGTTCTGGCTCAGATGGGTCTGCATCTCGGGATGGAAGTTGGCGGTTGGCCGCCCGAAAATATCGAAGATCTGGCACGCAAGTTCGAAGACCCGTTCTAA
- the rplQ gene encoding 50S ribosomal protein L17 — MRHGMQGRKLNRTKSHRKAMFANMAVSLITHEQIKTTLPKAKDLRPYVEKLITLGKRGDLHARRQALSTLRDEAAVAKLFGAVAERYKERNGGYTRVLKAGFRYGDAAPVALIELVDRDPEAKGAADRARLEAEGEAEGSDE; from the coding sequence ATGCGTCACGGTATGCAAGGCCGTAAACTCAATCGGACGAAGTCCCATCGTAAGGCAATGTTTGCCAACATGGCTGTTTCGTTGATCACTCACGAACAGATCAAGACGACTCTTCCGAAGGCCAAAGATCTTCGCCCGTATGTCGAAAAACTGATTACGCTGGGCAAGCGGGGCGACCTGCATGCACGCCGTCAGGCTCTTTCGACCCTGCGTGACGAAGCGGCTGTTGCCAAGCTGTTCGGCGCTGTTGCTGAACGCTACAAGGAACGCAATGGTGGTTACACCCGCGTTCTTAAAGCTGGCTTCCGTTACGGCGATGCTGCTCCGGTTGCACTGATCGAACTCGTCGATCGTGACCCGGAAGCAAAAGGTGCGGCTGACCGCGCCCGCCTCGAAGCAGAGGGCGAAGCTGAAGGTTCGGACGAATAA